One Zingiber officinale cultivar Zhangliang chromosome 10B, Zo_v1.1, whole genome shotgun sequence genomic window, GATTGGATAATGAActttgattaataattagaaattcTTTGAAATACCGAGGGATGAGATCAGATTATTAGTCAATATCTTAGTGTTTTGGAAATTAAAGTGAAATAACAAAGAACATGTATTCTTAATATGGAATCTATTTCCTAATTAAGAAGCATGATCATATCTTACTAGTTCTTCTCATAGACAGTAAAATCTGAGTTCAGATAATTCAACTTTTATTGTTGAATTAATGATGTATTACAATCACATGAGACTATCAAAAAGAAGATGAAAATTGAACACTTGTTAATATCCAATAAAGACATTTTGGTTATGGTATCTGGTTAATCGATAGGGGTGATATGTTAGATTGATTGATCAATCAAAGGATATGTTTATTGATTATTTGATTACAAGTTTTAGTAATTTCATTCGGATTAAGAGtaaaatcttattcttttattggaATATAATgagattaataaattattttgactAGTCAAGAGTTGTTGAAGCTTAATTTAATTGGATCCAATCAGGTTTCTTTAGTAGCTAGAGTAACTCAAATAAATTATAAGagttataatttattaaaattatagtgaaaaaataaagtatattaGACTATTATTAACATGCCTATTATACACATGGAAAGACATTTAATAGTGATAGCAAGAAATTAAAAAATCGTAATCaaaaaaagttttttaattataaaagtttATGATAATATTTTGAGTaagaatattattatttttatattattatctaGAATAATTATATCTAGTCTAATATATATAATGTGTCcacatacaaagaaaaaaaaattacatagtTAAGTTATACACCAAAGAAGAATTGAAAGTTTGGAGTATAAATCCAACATTAAACGTACACtttaaggatatatatatatatatatatatatatatatatatatatatatatatataaccaacaTCCTCTAGTGAGATATTCAaattacaaaaaaatattttttgaaattaaattttcaattatcttGGTTCAACACATATATAAGTTAATATACTCTTTAAGCATGGGGAGGTTATGATCTTCATTGTAGTTATACATCACCCTCACCATCCTTGCAATGTTCAAACAAGCCCTCACAAATTCTTGAGAGAACGTTGAGGTCGATGACCTGAAGCTttctttgttgagctcctcccaTGCTTTGTCTATCATTTGCATCACTTTTTCCTTTGCGACTTCCAAGGACCAATGTGGCTTCTCCTTCATCATGCAAGCCAACAACGAGCCATCCCTCCCATTTTGTTTTTCATCCTATCATGCATGcacaataaatttatttttttttagtatatataaacatgaaaaATAGAAAACTACCTACCTTTGCACTTCCCAAGTCATCCCAAAGATGAAGTATTCTCGCAGGACAAGATATAAGACTCGAAAGATCCTCACAAAGATCATCCTTCGCACAATGCCCTAATAGAAAATACGTGTGCATTAAGACAGTAGGAACACCACAAGTAATTGTGGCAATCTTCATGTAGTCATCCATTGTTGGGACTTGATCTTTTGACAACCATTTTGCTTCCGCTAAAAATGGATTACTTAATTGTATCCACTACAAAACAAAGTCAATTTTTAACCAAATTTCAGTGATAATACAACCACTAAAACAAATGTTTATGAAAAGAGCAACAATTCATACTGATTTCTTTAGATATTTGATTGGATTCCATCCATGTTCCTTGAGCACAATCTGGGCAATCTCATTGATAGTGCTATTTAATGCCTTGAAACATGCTCTCATGTAGTTGGGAAGTGAATCCATTGAAAAGTGATCCCATCTACAATGGCCACCTATAAAAGTCATTAACAATAAACTCACTCTAAATATTAGTTGGTGAAATAAATATGACTAAATACCTTTGGATGATCAGTACAAGGAGCTGGAGATCGTCAATCAATCCTTTGACGTAAAAAATATCATCAAGAAGATAAACAAACATAATAATCTTCGATACAACAATCCTATAACTTGAAAATTTAGGGTTTGGTAAGCTCATCATTGTCCAAGTATAACACTTCAAGGACTGATCCTGAGCAAACCCTAGCTCTTGGCTCAACTCTGACTTTGTCCACCAACTATACATAtataatcaaataaataataaattaattaaacaataattagGATTTTAAATGAATCAAATATTCATGAGCAAACTTGATGTTTAACTTCATAAGAACTTATTTAATCATGTTCACTATACATAACGTTAATTAAATGGACAAACTTTAATAACTCATTAAGCTATATAAACATACTTGAATACATGTATATTGAATTTGTTTGCTCATAAATATAGATTGTGAACTCAACAATGTCCATGAATAATATTTGTGAATTATGTACATCAACTGTAAAGCCTCGCCTCCTACTGTCTAGGCTATAAGGTCGGGGGTTACAATCATCCATGCTAAACTGAATATTAAGGTgcggaaagctgaactaattaaaaccctctgctaattgctatgaaatctagattttatattcagaatacacttctgaagttgtacatatgctaaagaaaggAACCTAAACTTCCTATTTGATCAAAAAGCTAAGATCAagcacttctagctgaaatcagaccttccaatcgatcggctgatcgattggagttgtttgatcgatccactgatcgattcaacgtgccaCTATGCACAGAGGTCAAttatgaatcgatcggctgatcgatccagcctggccaatcgacccgataatcgattcagaggcGTTCTGTACGTGGGGAATTCTCCTactcgattggctgatcgatcgaggaacctcaatcgatcagctgatcgattccacAGCTCACTGTACGTGGAAGTcgcgtttcaatcgatcggctgatcgattaaggacttctcaatcgatcagctgatcgactcagctGCTCTCTGTTCATGGGGAattactttccaatcgatcggctgatcgattggggtgtctaaTTTCACTGAAATCAGACACGAACTCATACAAAACTTAACTACAAACTTAAAAATACACTAACATGACATTACTCGTATtttgctatctaatatcaagacaattagCAGTCTAAATATGGCATAATATATAGTTCCACAATTCATGTGTACTTAACGTCCTAAAAATGCAGAAAACCACAACATAAGGAAATACTAAGTTTTAAAGTTGCTAGTTCCCAAaaaaatctttattccaggttcattctcacacacatctggtcgcattgccctccagcctccgctaatccatctttcctttacctttatctacagtataaggaaaatgaaactataagcttgggagcttagtaagaaccatctacctcacaaaacatgcatttgaagaaatcatgctttcaaaagatgctattgGGAATACATGCTGATCATCATgatgaaaatgctaaaacatggcgtATGAACATACATGTCATAGCAATCAAAAACTGAACATAAAACTATTTGCTACATCTATaagaaactaaactgaagctgagctgtattcacatatctggtttgtgaagtttgaaaactatttatataaatagataaaaatattaatcatgctgctgatgggcccgacaactgtacttgctatgcgcgcatccctaactaggcccgaggtagcaagtcccgaatctagtagggttactaggttatctaaacctagggacgactatgggagcccaacccaaggacaactgagagccCAGTACAGTgctactgataaaagtaaaatactgtttataaactgatttatcttatcttgcttttactaggttatctgaacctagagctaggttatctgaacccagaggcgactatgggagcccacccattggaccgtagtcccatatcaacTGACGCAAGACTAAGTatactatttaaaatgcatctatagcatttaactgaactattaaaacGCCTACTatagcatataactgtactaggcattttatcgaacacctggtgtgctctaactctacttatggttgcactaagaacatAAGAGCGAACTAAGGACATAAAAACATGCAATtatctacttatactgcaggtgaggggttacttacatcctgcgctaggttTTCTTacaatctaatcgctaggtttccggggAAGAAGATCGTTTCGGTGATCCTCTTATGTCTACGcttccttctcgcggaggggagcgtcctcgtattgaagacgtcgccggaaggtgctcctacgaccctagggtggaaccctaggctttcttgggcttgtgcgccgagagggtgaagGAGAGAGAGGTTTGGCGATGAGGGTTTGagggtgaggagaagttgttgttcagaaaataaaatctcccacttaatttccttatttatattaagtgataaataCAACCCAACTAGatcttaaatataattgctctcctttcctttcagcacacccctgctggggccccttggttactagagtcatctataagtcgtaggttCTAATAGGTtacgggttcaattcccgcttaggttatttttcatttttatttaattttgctacttcggctatcctaaaaatttcataaaaatattctaaagttccagaaaaataatagaatatttctaaaattaatttgaggattttcgggcgttacatcaaCAAAGCACAACAAAACTTTTATGCAACTTGTAAATAAACAAAGAAACTAtcaaaatgaacaaataaatttataaaatcaaaCTCACTAATTAATAAAACAagcttaaaaatataaaaatattaaactaaattcAAGTTAAGCTTGAACTAAGCTCAAACTCTTTAAAAAACAACCCAATTTATTTTAGACTTGATTACTACAAGAATAATAGTCTATTATGACATGCATAAATATCCTTATAGTATATTTATGGTGATACTAACGTTTTAGTGGCATCTCCAAAAAATGCCCTATATAGTAATGTCGTCTTAGACCTCCCTCACATTCCTGACATTTTATAATGCCGTTATACAATATCAATGCTAACGTTAAAAGTATcgcaatttaaaaatataatgacACTAAAATGTTGggaaaaatcatattttaaggacatttatataTATCTTGTTATGATCATAATAGGGACAAAGTTAAATGTCACCAAAACTTATTTATTATGacctttatattttttataagggCAATAAAAAgtgttaataaaaataatttataaaattattttaaaatatcacATTAACTaatctataatgacattaataaatatcattataataatttataaatatatttaaaatgatcattaatatttatttaaaatatataatatgaattcAATATTTATATATCATCACAATTCATCCACcatttaaaatagaaaaaaattataaaatataatttaaaatgtaAGTAGATCATCTAAATTCATCCAATAAATATTTGGGTCAAAGTTACACATGCAAATTAATGACCAGTCTTTTACATCCAAAACTAGTTATACACTATactcaaaatattaaaatttagaaGGGAATTATATCACCTCTGAATATGAGGTAACACAACTAAGAAGGGCTTTCGTGTAGTTGGCTCAAATACTAAAAGCTTTGTTGCAATACTCAACAGCCTTTTCGCACTATCCGAGTTGCAGTAAAGAACAAGGTTGGAAGGGTCATACTTGAGTCCTTCCCCATAAGACTCATCATCATGACCACACAATTATTGATATTTTGTACGACTTAGAAAATGACTCATCAAGATATTTAGCAATATTTATATTGTGATGTCCAAAGAGGtacaaattaaaattgatttatcaatATAGTCTTAGAACGACATGCTAACATTTAATATGATAATTCATATAGTGGGACCAAACAAAACAAATTCAAACAAGTGAAAGGGAATATATACCTTCAATACATTATGAAATTTTAATAGCACTCACTAGTAACCTCTAacattttaaatttgtttaaatAGCAATAAGTTTATATACTCCTTAAGCATGGGGAGGTTATGCTCTTCGTTGTAGTTGTACATCACCCTCACCATCCTTGCAATATTCAAACAAGCCCTCACAAAATCTTGAGAGAACGTTGACGTCGACGAACTAAAGCTTTCCTTGTTGAGCTTCTCCCAAGCTTCATCTATCATTTGCATCACTTTTTCCTTTGCAACTTCCAATGACCAATGTGGGTTCTCCTTCATTATGCAAGACAACAGCGAGCCATCCCTCCCATTTTGTTTTTCATCCTATTAATTATCATGCATACACAATAAATTCATTCTCCTTTTACtagtatatatataatcatgaaaattagAAAACTATCTACCTTTTCACTTCCCAAGTCATCCCAAAGACGAAGAATTCTCGCAGGACAAGATATAAGACTCGAAAGATCCTCACAGAGATCATCCTTCGTGTGATGCCCTAATAGAAAATACATGCTCATTAAAGCAGCGGAAACACCACAAGTAATTGTGGCAATCTTCATGTAATCATCCATTGAGGGGACTTGGTCTTTTGACAACCATTTTGCTTCTACTAAAAATGCATTGCTTAATTGTATCCACTGTAAAACAAAGTCAATTTCTAATCAAATTTTAGTGATaatacaaatactaaaacaaATTTTACTAGAAGAACAACAATTCATACCAATTTCTTTAGATGTTCAATTGGATTCCATCCATGTTCCTTGAGCACAATCTcaacaatctcatcgacagtgCTATTTAATGCCTTGAACCATGCCCTCATGTAGTTGGGAAGTGAATCCATTGAAGATTGATCCCATCTGAAATGACCACATATAAAAGTCATTAACAATAAACTCACTCTAAATATTAGTTGGTGAAATAAATATGACTAAGTACCTTTGGATGGCCTGTACAAAGAGATGGAGATCGTCAATCGATCCTTCCACGTCAAAAATATCATCAAGAAGATAAACAAATGCGATAATCTTCAATAAAATAATCCTATAACTTGAAAATTTAGGGTTTGGTAGGCTTGTCATTGTCCAAGCGTACCACTTCAAGGATTGATTCCGAGCAAACCCTAGCTCTTGGCTCAACTCTGACATCTGCCACCAGCTATATATGTATACATatataatcaaataaattaatcaaacactcaaataaattaatcaaatactCAGGAGCAAACTTGATGTTTAACTTCTTACGAatttttttatacatatttactatatataaagttaattaaatgaaCCAACTTTAATAACTCATTAAGTTATATAAGCAAACTTGAATACTTAAATTCGTTAATGCTCATAAATATAGATTGTGAACTCAATAATGTCCATGAATAAAATTTGTGAATCATGTACatcaacaaggcacaacaaaacTCTTATGCAAcctataaagaaacaaagaaattGTTAAAATGAACAAATGAATTTATAAAATCAAACTCACTAATTAATAAAACAagcttaaaaatataaaaattttaaactaaattcaagtcaagtcaagcttgaactaagttcaaactatttaaaaaaaaacaacccaAGGTTGAATAACTTCTTTAacagtttaatttattttagactCGATGTATCTTAGTTTGACTATCTTATCAAATAAGTGTAAACATCACAAAATTTGATTGTTTTGAGCTAATTAAATGagccaaaactaaaactataTACCTTGTGACTTCCTTTAGTTCCATTTGATGCAGTGACTGCAGTATGGTGAAATCCATCTTCCCCAATTCTCGAACATGCAAATTGTGATAGAAGTTGTCACTATCAAGATATTTCCTGGCTTGGAATCTCTGCAAGGTCATATGAGATGGAGTCTCCAGCACATGTTCAATAGCTACTGCAGCCTCTGGCTCCAAAGATGCCATGTAGGACCTGAGGTGACGGCTACTGAATTGATTGGCTCTGTGGAGTATTAATTCCCCGCCAGTATTCAAATTCGACGCATCAAATAGATTCATCAGCCCATCCATCTCCTTGCTGAGAGACGCCATGAACTCTCCTCTACCATCATGGAACCTGTTCAGCACATCTAAAGAGATATATAGAGAAGAAGGAATTAATTATATAACCCCATTTCACTTCATTTCATTATGCATAACAACAAACCTCAGTTACCTGTCGAAACAGGGTATCGAGCTTGTCTCAGTAACCGGAACAAAAGGGCCACTTCCGCAATGCTGCTGGCTTCGCCATTGGAGATGGTGAGTCGCTGGTCGTATAAAGAATGAATCTCGGCTTGAATCTCTTCTTCGAAATGGTAGTCGATGGCGAGCTTTTGAAGGGAGTCTATGAACAGCAAGGTCTCCTTGGCTCCTCTTGTCTGGTCATCAAACATCCTCCTCACTTGGCTCAACCGGTCGCTGTGTCTCAGGCACAAACTCtcctgcatgcatgcatgcacagAATTAAACCAGCAGGCCACGAACCAATTAATATGAAAATAGCTAAGAGTAGTGGTCACTCACTTGATCTTCATAGATGTCGGGCTTCATGATTCGTTGTTTCTGCAACTGATGAAGCCGCGGCGGCATGGCGATGTGAGTACTGCTGGGGTTATTGGTGGTGTTGGTGTGGAGAGAAGCCAGAAACTTGGGGTAGAAGGAGGAGGAGCACTGCGCCACCAGCATCTTGTCCTGTCGTATCGCTGTGTATGATAATTAAGCATAGGGACGCGGGAGCCTAATTATAGAGTGGAACATGGCGACCGACGGTCCCTCTTGAGTTTGAAAAATTAAGGGTGATTTGttttttaactaaaaataatATCGGCAATTGACTAAAGGAGTCCCTTAGAGTTGTTAGAGTGGTGAAATTTCAATACCCTCATGTGTTGTTGTGTTAAGAAAAAAACAAAATAGAACCTCATTGATTATTTTTGGATGAATGGATTGGCTTCATAAAAATTTTATATCGAtcatcaaataaatcaaaaaatacaaACAACCATCAACTAAGAAGTCTTGAAATTAGACATTATTTAATTGTAccctctatttaaaaaaaaatatttttatattcaaCAAACAATACTAGTGTGATGCtaattttaaaaaagaatattATTTACTGTTGTTCTTTCAAATAtagtataataataatattgTATTTGAAATTCAACAtcgttattttttaaaatccaaTAACACAATGATATTGTGCTTTTTGCGAATTTCATAATTTTGAATGCGCATTTCCATCAATTGCTAAAATAAAAGAGCTGTTATATATCTTTTacataaaaaagatttttttctaATATAATTATTAGCATaagttaatttataaaattttgatgTAATGAATTAAGACGGGACTTGGCACCTGCCAAGCATTGGGAGCCACAATTATTTGTCAACACGAGGATCACGTTATTCAGACTACTATTCGATGGATGTTTCACGTTAACTCGGTATCTCCAACTTAGGAAAAAAATTCTGTTTAAACTCGGGTTAAAAAATTCTTCATAATCGGCCGATAGATAAGTTTTGTTTTGgtttaagaaaaacaaaaaaaacttttcttataaGAAGTCATTTTCTTCCGTCATTAGAGGTTAGGTAACGAGTGGATTTGACTTGTTGTTTGGTGTAGACCAATcgagccgatcaattgggaaagAGACTTGTGTGGTTAGGTAAAGACCCGAGGGTTAAGTGGGCTAAACAATTCGATAAATCTGAATGGCTAGTTGATCCGGTGCATTAAAAATTTGACACAGGAAAAGAAATTCCGGATGCGATGTTCGTGTTAAAAATTTGACGCAGGGAAAGAAATTCAGGATGCGACGTTCAAATTAAAGGTTTGTTGAGAAAAAACCGCTATATTCCTCTTGAGATCAAGATCTAGttggaattttttttacttattttatttgtttgGATCTGTTTAATTCGTTAGATAATTTTTTCTATATTGAAAAGTGTATTGTATgctcctctatatatatatatatatatatatatagtaaataaAGAGGAGTCACCTCTatatttaaacaaaaataatttatttatttaaattaaaatcaactcaACATCAATCATTCTCTTTACAAGAGCTCTAACTCTTGTTTAAATAACTTtgagaaataagaaaaaattgCAACAGAAAAATCACAGCattaaaataaaagataaaaaaaattaatcttaaaaatagataaaatctaaactaacttttagaaaagaaaattaatcctaaaaatttaaaacaaataaaagaaaaaaactaaAAGACCAAATCTAGAGTTTTGACGATTCGATTAGCCGATTCCATTTCGTCCGGACTCTGAATAAAGAGCAACCATGTTAGGAGGCCACGAACTAATCATCTTCCTTGTAAATAGCCTTGATCGTCCGTCTTCAAGATCCAAAAGGGAGATTGGTAGCCTCATTTTCTTCTCGTAACAGCTCGAAGGGGAACATAGGCGTGTTGGATGATATGAGATGATTGTGTCCCTGGATGCTCCTGTATCAGATGCCCTAGGTTGAAAAGAACTCGTTCTCTAGTTCAAAATAATGTCTTCAACATCTATAGTCTCACTTTTCTTCACATTGTCTTCTGATATGGCACAAACTGCATCTTCAAATAAGATCAAAATCTCACAGTCACCACCATAAATTACGTCATCAACTTCATCATCAAATACTAGTTCACCAAGTGCTTCGATCTCGTCTTCATCGTAAATTGATCACCGACTATTTCAATATTGTCATCCATATTTTTCTCAATAATAAttttatccaaattaaaataaaagaactTATTGTAGGACTATcgacggccggctagaagggaggttgaataaCCTGCAAAAATAAAACGCAAACCTTTCTCAACTTTtctcaaactaacacttgcatataaaataaataagcagtaaattaaaagaaaagaagaggcacacatAGATTTAcgtggttacaaccggggagattgttaatccaaggaagaattagcactagtatctcctttaggcggagaagtctcttacaacaatgaagcacagaaaatagaagcttaactacagagaaagcgtacaagtgtagaaagattGAATTGCTCGAGTTGttattgttgaaaagcttctggactaaggctatatttatatccttggtcggggcgccctgagggtttcgggcgccctagggggggataaactttatcccccaacgttcagatcaagtcaaaactcgatcccgggcgccccggaggggtccgggcaccccggactatTCCGAGCGCCCcgaacagctccgggcgccccggctggaaaagtcaaccccattgactttttccagcccggTTCTTCTACTTCGGCTCCGTTTGCCTCAgatcgagtcttccgctcgcttgggtgatctctgccatccggaatagggctcacccgaacccaacttccggtcttctcgagtaggcttctgctctggcttctcgtccctcggaatcgccgcgtgcttccttctcatccgccgcgtgccgaccttctcgctagctgcgtctcttgctcctcgagcagtcttccgttccggtttctcgtcccttggaaccaccgcacgctttcttctcgtccgtcggcgtaCTCTTCTACAGTGCCTCGCCCCTCGGACACACtgcatgtcatccttctcgctagctgcgtcttccacttgactacctgtgctcctaagctcctgcacacttagacacaaggttaaaacacgcatgacctaacttaacttattgatcacaccaaaataaccttggggttctaaaAATTTCCcgtttttgatgtgagcaacccaagttaagttagggtaaaataaacataaaaaataaactaactaattttgcaataaagtgcaaaaagatagcaaAGTTTaaatttggtctacctccccatagacttatacttttccttctccccctttgatcacataaaaaattggggttccgaAAAAATCTAacggttaaaaaaaaaattctaactttctCAACAAAACTTCTAAgttaaataaattctaagttagagaatttgcaaaaaaaaattctaacttaaatttttgaattttctaaaagaAATTTTACACAcgaaaattttttctaagtataaagatatttttgaaaaaaaaaattctaacttaaaaaacatttaagtaagaaaattttctaaaagaaattctaagtaaaaaatttgaaagaaaatgtttaaaagactttttaaagcattattaaatttccaccttaatgtttttatcagaaagttaattaaatatttttattttaatatttttattttaatattccaggtcatggcgaggcactagaccttcttggttattggagtaacaaccacttccttagacaaaacctcataaagaaattctaatgtctaattttctcgctaAAAGCTCTAAATCCAATTaaaagttcaagttaaacaagacttaggaacccaatataggttccgacctactggattaacaaaaaatttcttagggacatattttc contains:
- the LOC122030068 gene encoding (3S,6E)-nerolidol synthase 1-like, translating into MLVAQCSSSFYPKFLASLHTNTTNNPSSTHIAMPPRLHQLQKQRIMKPDIYEDQESLCLRHSDRLSQVRRMFDDQTRGAKETLLFIDSLQKLAIDYHFEEEIQAEIHSLYDQRLTISNGEASSIAEVALLFRLLRQARYPVSTDVLNRFHDGRGEFMASLSKEMDGLMNLFDASNLNTGGELILHRANQFSSRHLRSYMASLEPEAAVAIEHVLETPSHMTLQRFQARKYLDSDNFYHNLHVRELGKMDFTILQSLHQMELKEVTSWWQMSELSQELGFARNQSLKWYAWTMTSLPNPKFSSYRIILLKIIAFVYLLDDIFDVEGSIDDLHLFVQAIQRWDQSSMDSLPNYMRAWFKALNSTVDEIVEIVLKEHGWNPIEHLKKLWIQLSNAFLVEAKWLSKDQVPSMDDYMKIATITCGVSAALMSMYFLLGHHTKDDLCEDLSSLISCPARILRLWDDLGSEKDEKQNGRDGSLLSCIMKENPHWSLEVAKEKVMQMIDEAWEKLNKESFSSSTSTFSQDFVRACLNIARMVRVMYNYNEEHNLPMLKEYINLLLFKQI